Within Puntigrus tetrazona isolate hp1 chromosome 17, ASM1883169v1, whole genome shotgun sequence, the genomic segment CATGCACGCGATGTCCATCCGGCCGCACTGGCACACCGTTCCTGTTCAGAGAGACAGGCATAGCAAGATCAGATGATTTATGCAGGCTTCCTTCGCACTCAATACGAACCACGAGCTAGAAGACGCGTTCTCCGAACTGACCGCGACCAGCCAACGCTCACGTTGTCCCCGATCACCACGCAGGGCAGCTGAGCAGTGCTCCCCTGCGACACGTCCACATCCGCAGGGGCTTTAGTGATCCTGACGTCACCTGGGGAGAAACGGGGCAATGTTACAGGCAcgcttttgaaaatgttgcttttgaTTCAAATACTGGAAAAAAGAGACGCACCGAAAACCCTGAGCTGGATTTGGCGTTCTTCAGACTTCTGGGCGTCTGTGACGGTGCAGGTATAAAGCCCCGAGTCATCTGACGTCAGCTGGTTAATCACCAGTGTGCCGTCTGAGTGCTGAGAATGCCTGCGTTAGGAGACATGTCACTTTTAATATCGTGAGAGAATGTGTTATCTAATTAAATGTGCActaattgcatgcatttataaaatgtcttcttttattttattgacataTTAAAGGGCTCATatgatttcaagttttctttttagtaATTATGTCCTCACTGGATGCctaatttgtaatgtttttattgtttttgtgtaagGGGCGTGACTTTCCATCAGACGCTTGctgtattcggccaatcacaatgcagtGAATATCTGGCCAATCATAGCACACCTCACTTTTTTAGGATGATGAGCTTTGCACAAATCGAGGGCTTCAAGGAGAAACAATAAATGTACCGTAGGTTTGATTTTACTTAtcccacataaacacattgcattacaccaaatacataaataatgttcttttatcgacatcatatgaccccttcaTAGGTTTTTAAAGAGGGAAACCCCTCTTTAAAACCCTTCAGAATCAGTGCATGTGTTTtagaaaacagcctttaaagatACTGTAATTGAAATGAAACGCATAAAGAAACACTTAAAAGTGCATGCCTAAAATGCTTTCTATGCACTAGGCTTAAAAGGCCATAATCTCATAGCTGACATATgcatgaaacaaacaaacagtatttGCGCCTATAGTGTCTTGCTTGAGTCTCCTTTGCTATTTGTACGGCACGCAGAGTTGCTGCCTATCTAGTGCATTCCAAACCAATCAAACTTAAGGTTCCACTGCGCATAGGATGCAACTCTAAAAGGGAGCCGACTGTGAAGACGGCATCGAGCAAGTCAGCTCACTGGTGCCTGAAACAGAGCTATAGAAAGGCGTGCAGATGAAGGCACCTGAGTGAATTGAGCGGCTGTCCAGCTCTGCTCCAGTGAACGGTCACAGCATGCATGGCTGAGATTGGCAGCACTGCGCACCGCAGTTTGGCCGTCTGGCCCGCTCGAGCCTCGACCAGAGACGAATAATCAACGGTGAACCTGACAAACGCAAAGGCCGAGGTGAGCGATGGGAGAAAACACACGCTGCTTAAGTACACCGACGTTTAATGATGCATGTCTTGCACCTGGAAGATGAATGTGATGTGTACGACTGGGATGAATCTGTCTCCGGAGTTCCtgcatttgaaagaaaatgtaaatatcaccGCCTGATATGGCTCGATTCCTTCGTGCACCAGATTAGAAAAGCATAGAAAACACAGCTCTCTCACAATTAATGAATGTCATCAATAGCAATACGTTTAAATGACTAGCAAACGAAGAGACTGCATAGGGCTAACCTGAGACAGACAGGTGAACGTAGCGGTGATCTCTCTCTTGAGCTCTCGTGGCCACGCACAGAAACCAGCCAGAATCCTGCAATGTTACAGGACCCGCCAACAGAGAGCCGTCCGACTGCAGCCGATGCCTGAATGATCAAGTACTCATCATGttaacacacacatgctataAAAAAGCTACAACAGGCTTTTTCGTGCAGTCGAGCTTCGTCTCTCTCTAAGAAAGTgagaatgtttttgaaagataaaATACGTATTTCAGCGTGCACATTCAACGTTGAAGACAAACGTAGTCCCCAATTAAtcataattgtttgacagcactaattaaaacaacattatatcATCATAAAGCAGACAATTacatacataattaataatacagatttttaatgcttttgaaagaggTCTCTTCCTCTTCTTATATGATATTTCCATTATCATACATTGCGTATAGAAGGATATGAAGTGCATCGGGTACTGACCTGTTGAGGTCAACAGGGACACCGTCCCGTCTCCACTCCACGATCACAGCAGAGGAGGGCCGAGGACTCACCCTGCAGGGCAACACCACCTGCTGACCAACCAGCCCCTCCACCATGGAGGGGTCCGACTTGTCTATACTCACACCTACAGCTCTCCGGCTGTAGAAAAGGACAACAGGCAGCAGCAGGAAAGAGACAGGTacacagacagagaaacacGGGAAAAGACAGAAGGGAAGAGGGTACAGACGGAcatgcataagaaaaaaaagaaagaaagaagacataTGACTTTATGCTTTACTGTTGGGAACAGCAACATCCCAGCAAGCATAAAGCTCAGCCTGACCGGCTTCAGCTGGAATACAGGATCCCCAAAGAACAACACCAGACCAACATACTGACAATAACCCACTACAGACCATGCACAGAGAGAAAACTCCACCAGAAGAACCTGGCTCTAGTATACCATCCACACTGCAAACGATGCTTTTCTAGCCTAGGTGTGTTTGTTTCCAGCCAAtaaaatcaagaaggatttctAGACAAGGAAAAAATACTGGCGGATTATTTTGCTTGTCTAAAAAAATCCTTCCCgatttagatattttggctggaaacaagacaaaacatttttgcagtgcAGTTTCTAACTGATTCAGATGAAAGATCCGAAGAGGTTACAAAACTGGATGGTTACTATGTATGAGCTTCTCTTATGGAGCGACCACAGAGTGCTGCAGGGATGACCAAGTTTTGTGGGTCAAAACCTGGAGTGTGCATTTCAGTACTTCCGGTATAAAGAAATGCCTGAAATATGATCTAACTGATTCTATGACATAAAATGCATCAGAAAAAAACCTTTCTAGAAAAAAAGTGCTTGTTAAGAAGCATCTAAACTAGGTTATTGAAAACTCGAAGGCATTGTCGCAAACGATTCTAACTCAAACTTacaggaaaaatgttttttaaataaagactgTTGAAGGTGGTGCTGATGCTGTAGTGCGTTCATAGCCTACGCACATAGCTGCCTGTTTAATTGTGAAGATGAACATGAATGTGTAAGGACCATAAATATCTGCCAGTCACAGTACTTGTTTTAAAATCTGGGGTTTTTGTTGAGGGAATCAGGGTGATGTTCACTTCCAGGTTGGTCTGCAAAATTCGGTCATCGCTGCAGCGCTGTATTGCCACATCTTAGATCAGCTTGTTACCATGTTCTAGCTGTGAATTTCAATATCATACATCTTCTTTCCTTATTCAATGCAGGGAAGAAAATTCAGGTTATACAGACAGTTACAAAAATTGACAGGAAAGAGTCAAATATTACTTCTAAAACAATAGGAATATCTCCCAATGACGAACATGAAAGGAATTGAGGGTTAGCCAGgtctgaataaattatttaagtAGCAACAAGGTTTAGCTTCTCCGGACAAGATGGTCGGAACAAAATTACTTCTTTAAAAGTGATCATTGTTTGCACCACTTGACAACCTTATCAAAAGCCTTTGTGAAAGAATACCATTGTCTTCCAGAATTGCCCTTGAAGGACATAAAGATAATGAATTCCTTGTTCCATGGAAGAAATCCCATTTATTACTTGATTACttcatttaaagttaattgGTTGATGAGCAAGTCAACTCTAAACCTTAAATCTGACAAATTGATTGGATTGTTGTTCCAACAGGGATTCTGATCCACGAACACTCGGCAAAAATCACAGCAAGTGTACAGGTGAGGCGTTCTACTCTACAAAAGTCTGTTACACGTACTACAACTACACCGGACTCagcagagacacacaaacagtcaGGGATGATTAGGACACCATGGCAGATTTTATTAGTTGCGGTGTAATGAATCACGTCCCTCACACACCTGGGATTGGGAAGCTGAGGTATACTAAAATGAACTATACACTAAAGCAACAGAAAGAGGAGGATAACAGTCTGCGTCAGTGGAAATAAACCAGTCCCAAAAGCACAGCAATGTCCAACATGTCATAGTGAACAGTGTCAACGTCTACATGGAGTGTGCGTCAGAGTGTATACTAATGCAGTAGATTAGTAAGATTAAGAAGCACCAGGCAAATCATAATACATGAAAATGACATTACGCAGCGttgcaaatgtgttttagaGCGTGTACACAGGGTCCAAATTTAACAAAAACGTGCTAGTTGGCTTATTTGGaaacttgaaaaaatatatatcactaGTTTTAGTCTCACAAATGGTTAAACTTTATGAATGGTAGATCTTATCAAATTCTTTTCAGAAgcaatttttttcccctgagAAAACAATCCAGTCTGTATATGATGCCATGTGGACAAAATctttttgaatattatattaaaaatacgaAGAAATATTGGCAAATGtggcaaaaatgttattttggacCCTGTGTGTACATAACTGCGTGCAGAACTCTGTTAGTGAAGCAATGCTCACTAAGACTACCTTTGTAAAAAGCATATGCATTTAACACGCCTATGTAAGTCTCTGTGCATGGCCTGCGGCTCTTCTCTTGGCTCTTCAGCAAACCACAGAAGAGAACTTGCAGGGGCTTGGGTTTGGGCCTGGGAGGGGAGCAGAGCGATCCAGCGTAAGTTGGAGAAACTTACCTGGCAGCGGGGCTGCTCTGCTGCATGGCACTGGGTTCCAGCCGGTGAGCCCGGTGCATGTGGGTCGCACCACTAGAGCTGTGGTGGATCCGTGCTGGGAAGCGGCGTCCACCGTGCTGCGAAGACAAGACGTGCGCCTGGTCCTGCTGGCTCAGTTCAGACCTCAGGCACATTCTCTGGCATTCCTCCTCCGAGGCAAAGTTGTtgctgttgccatggcagccaCCAAACCAGAAATGCATGCAGCGCGAGGCAGAGCGGTCGTAGTAGTAACGAGATGTCCAATTATCACATGGCCCGACAGAATGGGGTAGGTCACAGGACCGAGAATGCTGTGCTGAAGAGCAGAGGGGTAAGAGATGCTATGCGATCtgttttttcagtttgattAGCCAAcagcttttcttctttttcttcaaaTACCAGTATTGTAGTCGAGACTAACTCATTCAAACCATATTAAAAATGAGACCAGAACAGTGTCATCAGAATCAAGACAGAGTCCACATGCTCCTAAACCCATGATAAACCTGAACCTTGAAAATATGGATTGCTTTGaattactttgtttttgtcttgcaaatatgtgaccctggaccacaaaatcagtcaagTATCACAGGTATATATGTAGCAATGTCCAAAAATACATTGGGCTTGGTTTTCCTATcgtaaatatattgaaattatttttaattagtaatatgcatttctaagaacTTTATTTAGACAAGATTTTTTTAgggattttcaaatagttgtatctcagacaaatattgtcctaacaaaccatacaacaagcttattattattacacatatttatttcagctttcaggtgatgtataCATCATTGTAAAATCATTACGACTGGTTTTTTGGTTTAAAGTCACATATTTTTATGGGCTTGGTCCTTTTGGACTCAACCCCTCTTGGCTCCAACTCAAATGAGCTAGTCTCACTTGCAAGACTTTTGTAACACTCTTACATATTATGTCAAACTTACTATTGCTGGGGGGGTTGGAGCACCCCTCCCCATGAGTACCACCAGCAGCTGTTACACCATCATAGCAGCAACCATAGGAGGACATCTTACAGTCTGTGGGCGCAGATGGTATGTCTGACTTTGTAgagaaaataacaaacaaaaatgacagaaaaaaacaaagagagaaaaaagacatTAGGGAATTTCTTTCTGAGGGTGTACTATGCACTAATGCATATCCTTTATCCTTTATTCGAAGCTGATTTCTGTGGGCCTAAATCTTTTCCAAGGAGTCTGTATTGATGACACCTTTTAAAGGTACGTGTTTTTCTAGGAGGCCTCCCTGCATTCCTACAATGAGGACAATCCTGTTTTCAGTGCTCAGTCCTTTGGGGCCGAGGGCAACTTCATTGACTCCGTGCTGGCAGCCAATTGGGGCCAAAAGGGGTAAATGAACAGTCTGTATGGCTCTCCACCAAAGACCTGCCAGCTTGCAAGTTGGCATGACAGTTCACTGTGCTATTCCCTATTACCAAAGACTTCAGTCTGTTCAGGCTTCCAGAATCCCTCCACAAAGTCTAACTGAGGGATGCCCGACACTGCTCCTAACGATTCACCGTCTTGCAAAGTTTAgttccaactctaatcaaatacacctgcttttcattttcaagtgatcctgaagacctaAATATTTGCTTCAGTTATGTTTGATTAGAGCTGGAGCTAAACTTTACAGGACAGTCTATTGCCAAAAGCAGTATTGGGCACTCCTGGTCTAAGTCACGAGTGTGAGTaaaatgtgtctgtttttttttaattcttccaACTTGAGTGCATGTTTTAAAGCTACTGATTCTCACTCACtgggagagagaagagaaaacgCAGGGTGCAGAGAAAAAGGCATGGGCGCACCTCAACTGATGTTATAAAATCTTTTGggatacatttatttctattgacGTCTTTTGGGTATGGgatttggatgtttttttaagtatgttgtaatgttttatgttaatatttaatgttttttgttcaaTATGCACAGCACCTTGTACTTGAAAGTGCTTTATAACGTATGTTTGATTTCACAAAGAGTAGGACTGCGGTAGGTGCATGTAATGACATCTAAAGGTGATTAACTCTTGTTAAAATGATACAGAATGGACTAAATTGAACTGCTGAAACACTGTTCTGGAGCATTCCAAACCAATTTGTTAACTGCAAATGAAACACTCACTGCTGAAGACCAGTGTGGCCAGGAACCTGGACAGCCCTCCTTGTTGGGACCTTGGGCTATGGTCACGCCATCGTGACAGCAGCCGTACCTAAGGGAagtatatttgaattaaatttataataacttaCTGTTATACTGTAAGAATGAAATTATGCGTTCCATGTGTACCTGCTCCATGTGCACGATGGTAGGCCTTGGTCTTGGGGGCAGCCTTGGCTCTCTGGTCCAGTGGCTGGGGTACTTCCATCAGGACAGCAGCCATAGTAGCTTTGGCTACAGTGATGCGTGCCAAAAGGATTGTGGACAGCATTGTTTTGAGGAGTTTCTGTTGTGTTagacaattttaaaaaagtaccttAATGAATTTTTCAGACAGGGAGCTtcttcacaaacacagaaaacaaaacattcttaTTACAGAGCACTTAACAAATCTATCTACATCTGTCAAACAAACCTCTGTAGCAGTTATTACGATGCAAAAATAACCAAgcaatgtataaattaaattattaaccaGAGCAGTGTCACAgattttaatactaatattgGCGTCGAAACCTCTCTGAACTCTCAGTCCCTGAAGCCTTGCGGATTGCTAAAGCTGATTCCAAATGATCAGTTCTTATTCTACTGGATctatctgctgcttttgacattgTCAATAATCAGATCCTCCTTTccaccctctcatcactgggcatcacTGGGATTCTACTCAGCTGGCATTTTGGTCACTAGGGTTCCTCAGAGATCGGTTCTTGGAACCCCCTTCTTCTCCACATACACTACATCACTAAGTCCCATCATACAGGCACatggcttctcctaccactgctatgctgatgacacacagctctacctctcttttcatccagatgGTAGCTGAAAGGATCTCAGGCTGCCTGACAGACATCTCAGCATGAATGAAAGATCATCACCTGCAACTCAACCTGGCCAAGACTGAGCTGTCATTTCTAGGCTGGACTACTGCCATGCTCTTTTGGCTGGACTTCCTGCCAGCACAATCAAATCTCTACAAATGATtgagaatgcagcagcacgatTGGTCTTTAAAAAGCCCAAAAGAGCCAGTGCTACATCTCTTTTACGTCTCTACAGCTCACATCAAATTCTGGACACTGATGCTTGCGTATAGATCAGCCACAGGCTTAGCACCCGTCTACTTctactcactattacaaatcaaCATTAGTGGTACCATTACAGAGGCTCAATATTACTCTCCTGTACATTCTCATTCACcattcctggctggtggaatgATCTTTCCTCGTTTGCATCTTTAAGATGAATCGCTTTTAGTATTCGCCATTTGTACTGTGAATAGCTTTGGAAAAAAGAGCCTGTAAAATGagtaaatgcaatgtaaatgttatttttcttagTCCtacataaatacagtacataatGCATCATACTGTACAATAACAAAGTTATTAttgctttgtatttattttttttcagatcaaGACAAATCTcagatgtttgtttgtgtacacAAAAAACATCTTTGACCAGCATAAATTTCCAAGCTAGTTGTAACTAGTCTGTGCTGGTTTGATTCTGGTTAAAGTGGTCTAGACAAAGCTGGTTAAGCTTGAACATACATATAACACAGATACACATTCACAGAGACACATATAGTACGGAcaaatgaatagatagatagatacaacTGTGTTTAGAAACAAACCTAATGTGGGATCCTCGTAGTATGGCAGAAAGCCCTGAACCGTGTTATCGTGACCTGTTGGGTCCTGCATGCTGGGCACCTCTGCTCATACCAatataagaaaaagaaagaagtttaataaataaactagaTTAAGCCAATTGAAATACAAGTGAAAttcaggaaatgtttttttaaatattccaccATTTTTTAATTGACATATTTAATACTGATAAGACATCCCTTTTACAGGTCATCACAAtcagacctgatgtcaattaacttaattagctgctagatgttctcccagctgaatcttttcacttttttcagtcCTTTGTTGCCCCTGTAGCAGAAATGAGCTTGTTTAGTGGATAACTTGTAACATTTCCCAGTTGAAACATCTGTTCTCTATGTTctgttgtgaataaaatataggCTCGTGTGATTTAAAAGccttatagtttttatttaattccaattaaaaaaaaaacatttccagaatCCTTGTTGTACCTTAGAGTTCATGTATCATATGTGAAAACGCTGTGCATTCATGTTTagaatatgcatatgcataattctgaaaaaaaaagatgtgacATGAATGGAAGTGTGAGGagcataaaaaaagctaaaaaaaaaatctttggtaCCCTGAGGCCTATAGCAAGGCTGGGCGTTGCATCTTTCCACGGTAGAGGGTTTGGGTTTGGACTGGCACTCTTCTACCCTGTACaggtttctctgtctgtctgaacAGATCACCTGCCGTTCCCGCAGCCCCGAGCCACAGCTCTTGGAGCACTTGAGAGAGTTTATGAACAGGTAAGCTCATGTTATGTTTAATCAAGAGGGAGGGTGCATGCTTACCCAAAGGCTTGTCTGTAAATGAGCTGTGGATTCTTCCTTACCAGGCCCCAGTCTCCTATATGCCAGCCAACGGGGCTCCTGCAGACGGGCATCTCACAGGCCTGTGTCCTGGGCGGCTTCGGTTGCGTCCCACATGCGTAGTCCTCCAGAGAAGCTCCGTCTGAACCCACACACACCACATCTCTCGTCTGTTTCCCGGAGCCGCACGTCACAGAGCACTACACAGACATCGACAAGTTTGAATTCATACCGGAATCCACtgcaatatataattttaagatgTTGAATACAAGGAATGTTTTTTAAGCAGTTTCTATTTgttcaaaactaaataaaaaatgcatgcaggTATGATTAATTAATGCATGCACCAcagtttgtattaatatatatatttatctttgttatttattatttaacaataatatgctttttataatgcaatattcTCAGTTCATATCTGCTCaggccaattaaataaaattaaaatatttaacttatgGTTAAATGTTGACATTATCACCAACTAGCATTACTAAGGTTTTTGGAGCTATTTTTTATTGCTATTCATGTTGACTAATGTAGCATttgtacattaataaaacaaaacatttgttgtaaaatgttaGCAAGGATTTACAGGTTTTTTAACCATAATTCCACAACTCttcattaatgtgtgtgtgtttgtgtattttttcagtattaacaattactttttacaaatatttatttaggaaTGCTAAATTGTCACGAAAATAATATGACAATGCAAAATTAAGacgttttatttaaaggagAATCTGCCCTATTTGGCCTATTAagagcattttaattttagggtgCACAGGTTTTTAGATATTCACATCAATACGTTCTGACAATTTTATCTGAAGTGTAGTTTATATACCTGGCTCCAACTGGAAACTCTGTATTGAGCGCATTTCTGCATGTTACAGTTCTGTTGGTTGAGCGGTCTGGGAGCGTAGGAAGCACACTGGGAATCCTCAACCACTCGCGACCCTGCCGAATCGTGAGACATACACTCCACTCTCCTGACCTGAAGACCCCCGCCGCAGGTCACCGGACACGGGTTCCACTCGCCCGTCACCCAGCTGACAcacgagcagagagaaagaggaacaaCGGTGAGTTAAAGCATTTAGAGGATTCATTTCTCCGGCctactcaacaccagctcccaCAGTGCCAGTCTAAcccaaagaaaatattttcacgGGTATGAATACAACTGATCAATTTATGATCAATTTATGATCAATTATCACAAAAAACATTGTGACTCGTCTTTCAGTTTTGCTCTTTCAATGCCAAGCAACCAAGGCATAATTCACTTTTCATTCTAGCAGATGTACTTCTGTTTAttcattacagtatatatatatatatatatatatatatatatatagatatatagatatagatatatagatatagatatagatatatgtaGGATTTGCTCCATGTAAACAGCACTTTAACATCCCATGTTAAATGTCCTATTCTGGAATCcacatttgtagcaatagccaaaaatacattgcatgggtcaaaatgactgaattttctttggtgcaaaaaatcattagatatattaaaaatattaaaacttaatctTTGATCAGTAATCAaagtatgcattgctaaggacttcatttggacaactttaaaggtgattatctcagtatttagattttttgcgcccttagattttcaaatggttGTATCTTGGTCAAATATATCAATAGAAAGCTCATTCAATCAGCTTTCGGTTGATGtataaatgtcaattttgaaaaactgacactccagggtcacatatatttattttaatagcataTTGTAAAGATTTCTTCACAGTCTATTTGATTCTGTTTTGAGCACACAACTGC encodes:
- the paplna gene encoding papilin isoform X1; translation: MLSVVAVLQLFLASAFMQPTGDFWDEWGPYGVCSRSCGGGVTVRTRRCVTQRTDGGHSCVGPEKSYRSCNIQDCPEGSRDFREEQCSQFDGTDFQGKRYKWLPYYGGENPCELSCIPRGENFYYRHKSVVVDGTPCHPGGKDICVDGLCKFLGCDHMLESLQQEDPCLQCGGNGQSCSLVKNNFSMRNLPKGYNQMFIIPVGATSISIKETEPMRNYLAIKNLRGEYYLNGHWVIDFSHAISVAGTVLYYQRGTEGEKTPEIITGRGPTTEPLVIELITQEDNEGVEYEYYLPNGRSVEGYYWSYGSWSACSKECGSGYQSRLVFCTFDDEAYSDYLCASLPRPLSNRTCNEQQCPQTRRMAYVYEPRLWRPMEAPRVYVQVYSWVTGEWNPCPVTCGGGLQVRRVECMSHDSAGSRVVEDSQCASYAPRPLNQQNCNMQKCAQYRVSSWSQCSVTCGSGKQTRDVVCVGSDGASLEDYACGTQPKPPRTQACEMPVCRSPVGWHIGDWGLCSKSCGSGLRERQVICSDRQRNLYRVEECQSKPKPSTVERCNAQPCYRPQEVPSMQDPTGHDNTVQGFLPYYEDPTLETPQNNAVHNPFGTHHCSQSYYGCCPDGSTPATGPESQGCPQDQGLPSCTWSRYGCCHDGVTIAQGPNKEGCPGSWPHWSSASDIPSAPTDCKMSSYGCCYDGVTAAGGTHGEGCSNPPSNTQHSRSCDLPHSVGPCDNWTSRYYYDRSASRCMHFWFGGCHGNSNNFASEEECQRMCLRSELSQQDQAHVLSSQHGGRRFPARIHHSSSGATHMHRAHRLEPSAMQQSSPAASRRAVGVSIDKSDPSMVEGLVGQQVVLPCRVSPRPSSAVIVEWRRDGVPVDLNRHRLQSDGSLLAGPVTLQDSGWFLCVATRAQERDHRYVHLSVSGTPETDSSQSYTSHSSSRFTVDYSSLVEARAGQTAKLRCAVLPISAMHAVTVHWSRAGQPLNSLRHSQHSDGTLVINQLTSDDSGLYTCTVTDAQKSEERQIQLRVFGDVRITKAPADVDVSQGSTAQLPCVVIGDNVSVGWSRNGVPVRPDGHRVHVSADGTLILNNVQSVDEGTYTCNAYTGTYSVSAAAEIRLAKSPQQDFSGSEGSPLDCVDQPELANCRLIVYARLCSSQYYSSFCCASCARYARNKERPGQTR
- the paplna gene encoding papilin isoform X2, translated to MLSVVAVLQLFLASAFMQPTGDFWDEWGPYGVCSRSCGGGVTVRTRRCVTQRTDGGHSCVGPEKSYRSCNIQDCPEGSRDFREEQCSQFDGTDFQGKRYKWLPYYGGENPCELSCIPRGENFYYRHKSVVVDGTPCHPGGKDICVDGLCKFLGCDHMLESLQQEDPCLQCGGNGQSCSLVKNNFSMRNLPKGYNQMFIIPVGATSISIKETEPMRNYLAIKNLRGEYYLNGHWVIDFSHAISVAGTVLYYQRGTEGEKTPEIITGRGPTTEPLVIELITQEDNEGVEYEYYLPNGRSVEGYYWSYGSWSACSKECGSGYQSRLVFCTFDDEAYSDYLCASLPRPLSNRTCNEQQCPQTRSWVTGEWNPCPVTCGGGLQVRRVECMSHDSAGSRVVEDSQCASYAPRPLNQQNCNMQKCAQYRVSSWSQCSVTCGSGKQTRDVVCVGSDGASLEDYACGTQPKPPRTQACEMPVCRSPVGWHIGDWGLCSKSCGSGLRERQVICSDRQRNLYRVEECQSKPKPSTVERCNAQPCYRPQEVPSMQDPTGHDNTVQGFLPYYEDPTLETPQNNAVHNPFGTHHCSQSYYGCCPDGSTPATGPESQGCPQDQGLPSCTWSRYGCCHDGVTIAQGPNKEGCPGSWPHWSSASDIPSAPTDCKMSSYGCCYDGVTAAGGTHGEGCSNPPSNTQHSRSCDLPHSVGPCDNWTSRYYYDRSASRCMHFWFGGCHGNSNNFASEEECQRMCLRSELSQQDQAHVLSSQHGGRRFPARIHHSSSGATHMHRAHRLEPSAMQQSSPAASRRAVGVSIDKSDPSMVEGLVGQQVVLPCRVSPRPSSAVIVEWRRDGVPVDLNRHRLQSDGSLLAGPVTLQDSGWFLCVATRAQERDHRYVHLSVSGTPETDSSQSYTSHSSSRFTVDYSSLVEARAGQTAKLRCAVLPISAMHAVTVHWSRAGQPLNSLRHSQHSDGTLVINQLTSDDSGLYTCTVTDAQKSEERQIQLRVFGDVRITKAPADVDVSQGSTAQLPCVVIGDNVSVGWSRNGVPVRPDGHRVHVSADGTLILNNVQSVDEGTYTCNAYTGTYSVSAAAEIRLAKSPQQDFSGSEGSPLDCVDQPELANCRLIVYARLCSSQYYSSFCCASCARYARNKERPGQTR